One stretch of Nitrosococcus watsonii C-113 DNA includes these proteins:
- the ubiE gene encoding bifunctional demethylmenaquinone methyltransferase/2-methoxy-6-polyprenyl-1,4-benzoquinol methylase UbiE, with protein MAQGKTTHFGFQEVPIEEKSHKVAEVFHSVANRYDLMNDLMSLGIHRLWKRFAIELSGVRAGMRVLDLAGGTGDLAKIFSERVGSKGQVVLADINSSMLEKGRERLINLGKVGNLSYVQANAECLPFPADYFDRITIAFGLRNITQKETALHSIYQTLKPGGQLLVLEFSKPAPWLTSAYDIYSFWVLPRLGKLVAGDADSYRYLAESIRQHPDQETLCAMMQSAGFDCCNFYNLNHGIVALHRGYKY; from the coding sequence ATGGCGCAAGGAAAAACAACCCACTTTGGTTTTCAAGAGGTCCCTATAGAGGAGAAATCCCATAAAGTTGCTGAAGTTTTTCACTCGGTTGCTAACCGCTATGATCTTATGAACGATCTGATGTCGCTCGGCATCCATCGTCTTTGGAAACGTTTTGCAATTGAACTCAGCGGCGTCCGTGCTGGTATGCGAGTCTTAGATTTGGCGGGTGGCACTGGGGATTTGGCTAAAATATTCTCTGAGCGCGTCGGTAGTAAAGGCCAAGTAGTTCTAGCAGATATCAATTCAAGCATGCTGGAAAAAGGCCGAGAAAGGCTCATTAACCTAGGTAAGGTGGGTAATCTAAGCTACGTTCAAGCCAACGCAGAATGCTTACCCTTCCCCGCTGATTACTTTGATCGGATCACTATTGCTTTTGGTCTGCGCAATATCACCCAGAAAGAGACTGCTTTACATTCCATATACCAAACTCTGAAACCTGGCGGCCAGTTGCTAGTATTGGAATTTTCCAAACCTGCCCCCTGGCTAACTTCCGCCTACGATATCTATTCTTTCTGGGTTTTACCACGACTGGGTAAATTAGTAGCGGGAGATGCCGATAGTTACCGCTACCTAGCAGAATCTATTCGACAGCATCCTGATCAAGAAACTCTCTGCGCCATGATGCAGTCTGCTGGATTTGACTGCTGTAATTTTTATAACCTAAACCATGGCATCGTTGCCCTGCATAGGGGCTATAAATACTGA
- a CDS encoding ubiquinone biosynthesis accessory factor UbiJ — protein MYLPSILLAPIEALVNASLRLDPDTLAQVAAISGQCIAVELRGLDLKVFIEPTASGILLATSSDSPPVATLSGTPLNLLRMAIAPSDSSPLLTGEVQIHGDIELGRKLRTLLQRLDLDLEELLSHYTGNLLAHQIGNGMRGFKAWSRKAASTLGQNLAEYLREEIQLLPDHAKVATFLDEIDRLRADSGRLEARIQRLQRLL, from the coding sequence GTGTACCTGCCCTCTATATTATTGGCCCCCATTGAAGCCTTGGTTAATGCTTCATTACGGCTTGATCCTGATACCTTGGCTCAGGTGGCGGCTATATCAGGCCAGTGCATTGCTGTTGAGTTACGAGGCTTAGATTTGAAAGTTTTTATCGAGCCTACAGCCAGCGGCATCTTGTTAGCTACTTCCTCTGACTCACCCCCCGTCGCGACTCTATCAGGTACGCCTTTGAATCTCCTGCGGATGGCAATAGCTCCCAGCGATTCTAGCCCTTTGCTCACCGGTGAGGTACAAATTCACGGCGATATAGAGCTTGGCCGAAAGCTTAGGACCCTGCTCCAAAGGCTTGATCTGGATCTGGAAGAGCTCCTATCCCACTATACGGGTAACCTTCTCGCCCATCAAATTGGGAACGGGATGCGCGGCTTTAAAGCTTGGAGCCGAAAGGCAGCAAGCACTCTCGGCCAGAATCTCGCAGAATATTTACGCGAAGAAATCCAATTATTACCTGATCACGCCAAAGTCGCCACCTTCCTTGATGAAATCGACCGCCTTCGGGCTGATTCAGGCCGGCTGGAAGCACGCATCCAACGATTACAGCGACTGCTATGA
- the hslV gene encoding ATP-dependent protease subunit HslV, translating to MEHFRGTTILSVRRQEQVVIGGDGQVSMNSIVMKGNARKVRRLFHDQVIAGFAGGTADAFTLFERFEAKLEKHQGNLTRAAVELAKDWRSDRSLRRLEALLAVADHKASYVISGNGDVIEPEYGLIAIGSGGPYAQAAARALLENTDFSARAIVEKALSIAADICIYTNTHLTIEELSG from the coding sequence TTGGAACATTTTCGAGGCACAACTATTCTCTCAGTACGGCGCCAAGAGCAAGTTGTTATCGGCGGTGATGGCCAAGTCAGTATGAATAGTATCGTCATGAAAGGCAATGCCCGTAAAGTGCGACGTCTGTTTCACGATCAAGTGATTGCGGGTTTTGCGGGAGGGACGGCAGACGCCTTTACGCTCTTTGAGCGTTTTGAGGCTAAGCTAGAAAAACATCAAGGCAACCTAACTCGCGCTGCGGTAGAATTGGCTAAGGATTGGCGTTCCGATCGCTCTCTTAGACGACTTGAAGCTCTTCTAGCCGTAGCTGACCATAAAGCATCTTACGTAATTTCAGGTAATGGCGATGTTATTGAGCCGGAATATGGTTTGATAGCCATTGGTTCAGGCGGTCCTTATGCTCAAGCAGCGGCCCGGGCACTTCTTGAAAATACAGATTTTAGCGCTCGCGCCATTGTTGAAAAAGCCCTGAGTATTGCTGCTGATATCTGTATTTACACCAACACCCATTTGACCATCGAAGAACTCTCTGGTTAA
- a CDS encoding gamma-butyrobetaine hydroxylase-like domain-containing protein, which yields MPIQHPQPTEIKLRRNSRVLEISFENNAHFALPHEFLRVYSPSAEVRGHGTGQGVLLIDKEAVSIKEIEPVGNYAIKLRFDDGHDTGLYSWEYLYELGEKQTQLWQKYLDRLQQVGHSRKEPRIKG from the coding sequence ATGCCAATACAGCACCCTCAACCCACAGAGATTAAACTTCGCCGAAATTCCCGCGTGCTTGAAATCAGTTTCGAGAATAATGCCCATTTTGCGCTCCCCCACGAATTTCTGCGAGTATACTCTCCATCAGCAGAGGTACGAGGTCATGGAACTGGACAAGGGGTCCTCCTCATCGACAAAGAAGCGGTCAGTATTAAAGAAATTGAACCAGTCGGTAACTATGCTATTAAACTACGCTTTGATGACGGGCACGATACGGGCCTTTATTCGTGGGAATATCTCTACGAACTAGGAGAAAAACAAACCCAACTATGGCAAAAATATTTAGACCGGCTGCAGCAGGTCGGCCATTCACGCAAAGAGCCTAGAATTAAAGGTTAG
- the secE gene encoding preprotein translocase subunit SecE: MADTIKLAVALLLLGTAIGLFYYFGDQSTLLRVLGLLIALGISLAILAKTTRGQAALSFAGETRLEFRKVVWPTRQETIRTTLLVLLMVMIMASILWLFDTLLMWAVRLLTGQGG; encoded by the coding sequence ATGGCAGATACCATTAAACTTGCGGTTGCATTGCTATTATTGGGTACCGCAATCGGACTATTCTATTATTTTGGTGATCAATCTACGCTCTTACGCGTATTGGGATTACTTATAGCATTGGGTATTTCGTTAGCAATCTTGGCAAAGACCACGCGCGGTCAAGCTGCGCTGAGTTTTGCTGGGGAGACCCGACTAGAGTTTCGTAAAGTAGTTTGGCCAACACGACAAGAAACTATTCGAACCACGCTTCTTGTGCTGCTGATGGTCATGATAATGGCAAGCATACTATGGTTGTTTGATACATTACTAATGTGGGCTGTCCGTCTATTGACCGGGCAGGGGGGGTAA
- the rplJ gene encoding 50S ribosomal protein L10 produces the protein MSLNLEAKKAVVAEVAAVASQSHSAVAIEYRGLTVAEITELRVAARKGDVYLRVVRNTLASRALEGTDFDCMRKGLTGPLMLAFSREEPSAAARVVRDFGKDHPKLVVKMGCLGGRLLPPEGVESLAKMPTKEQAIAMLMGVLQAPIGKFARTLAEPTAKLVRTVAAIRDQKQAT, from the coding sequence TTGAGTCTTAATTTAGAAGCGAAAAAGGCTGTTGTTGCTGAAGTAGCGGCGGTTGCCTCTCAGTCTCATTCCGCTGTTGCGATTGAGTATCGCGGCTTGACCGTTGCTGAAATAACAGAGCTTAGGGTGGCTGCTCGCAAAGGGGATGTTTATCTCCGTGTGGTGCGTAATACATTAGCTTCTCGCGCTCTTGAAGGAACTGATTTTGATTGTATGCGCAAGGGTTTAACAGGACCTTTGATGCTGGCATTCTCTCGCGAGGAACCGAGTGCCGCAGCCCGTGTAGTTCGGGATTTTGGTAAGGACCATCCCAAACTTGTGGTTAAGATGGGATGTCTCGGAGGTAGATTGTTGCCTCCTGAGGGGGTAGAGAGTCTTGCGAAAATGCCCACTAAGGAGCAGGCAATTGCTATGCTTATGGGGGTTCTACAGGCTCCAATCGGGAAGTTTGCTCGTACTCTGGCCGAACCTACGGCAAAATTGGTGCGTACTGTTGCTGCTATACGAGATCAAAAGCAAGCGACTTAA
- the galE gene encoding UDP-glucose 4-epimerase GalE: protein MAQKGILVTGGAGYIGSHVVQQLMAASHRVIILDNLSTGFASAVPKANLIIGDTKDKVLVEALLKEHSVDTVMHFAAHTIVPESVADPLKYYANNTCHTRNLLECCETAGVKHFIFSSTAATYGIPSTPLVTEDTPTIPVNPYGTSKLMSEWMLRDLSQASSLNYVALRYFNVAGSDPNGRIGQSTRKATLLIKVACEAAVGKRDQVYIFGTDYPTPDGTGIRDYIHVEDLANAHILALDYLKQGGKSTTLNCGYGHGYSVREVLDAVQRAHGHPIKIVKHPRRPGDPPRLVAAAQQVRDILGWQPKYDNLDFIVKTSLNWEYKLLARARDRQTTINAGN from the coding sequence ATGGCACAGAAAGGAATACTTGTCACCGGCGGTGCCGGCTATATCGGCAGTCATGTAGTCCAGCAGCTGATGGCGGCATCCCATCGGGTCATTATCCTAGACAATCTCTCAACAGGTTTTGCCAGTGCAGTTCCCAAGGCTAACCTCATCATCGGGGATACCAAAGACAAGGTATTGGTGGAAGCACTTCTAAAAGAGCATAGCGTAGACACCGTGATGCACTTTGCCGCTCACACTATTGTCCCGGAGTCTGTTGCTGATCCTCTTAAATATTACGCCAATAATACTTGCCACACGCGCAATCTCCTAGAGTGCTGCGAAACAGCAGGGGTAAAGCACTTTATCTTTTCCTCCACAGCGGCCACCTACGGTATCCCCTCCACACCCTTGGTTACCGAGGATACTCCTACCATCCCCGTAAACCCTTATGGTACCTCCAAGTTGATGAGCGAATGGATGCTGCGTGACCTATCTCAGGCAAGCAGTCTTAATTATGTAGCTCTTCGCTATTTTAACGTCGCCGGCTCCGATCCAAATGGGCGTATTGGCCAATCAACCCGCAAGGCCACGTTACTTATCAAAGTAGCCTGTGAGGCCGCAGTAGGAAAGCGTGATCAAGTATATATTTTTGGTACTGATTACCCGACCCCCGATGGCACAGGAATCCGTGATTATATTCATGTAGAAGACTTGGCAAACGCTCACATTCTAGCATTGGATTATCTTAAACAGGGAGGAAAATCAACGACCTTAAACTGCGGCTATGGACATGGCTATAGTGTGCGCGAAGTACTTGACGCAGTCCAACGGGCACATGGCCACCCTATTAAAATAGTAAAGCATCCTCGCCGCCCCGGCGATCCACCCCGCTTAGTCGCTGCTGCTCAACAAGTGCGGGACATACTAGGCTGGCAACCAAAATACGATAATCTAGATTTTATCGTCAAAACTTCGCTAAACTGGGAATATAAATTACTAGCACGCGCACGCGATCGGCAAACTACGATAAACGCCGGGAACTAA
- the nusG gene encoding transcription termination/antitermination protein NusG translates to MAKRWYVVQAFSGFEQQVKRSMEERVRRYGLQEKFGDILVPTEEVVEMREGQKRKSERKFFPGYVLVQMEMDDETWHLVKDVPRVLGFIGGTSDKPAPITEAEAEKILERIREGAEQPRPKVLFEPGEMVRVTEGPFTDFNGVVEEVNYEKNKLRVAVLIFGRSTPVELDFGQVEKR, encoded by the coding sequence GTGGCCAAGCGCTGGTATGTAGTCCAGGCTTTTTCTGGTTTTGAACAGCAAGTTAAGCGCTCCATGGAGGAGCGGGTTCGTCGCTATGGGTTGCAAGAGAAGTTTGGGGATATCTTAGTGCCCACCGAAGAAGTTGTTGAAATGCGCGAAGGACAGAAACGGAAAAGCGAGCGTAAATTTTTTCCTGGTTATGTCTTGGTTCAAATGGAAATGGATGATGAAACTTGGCATCTAGTTAAGGATGTTCCTCGGGTGTTGGGTTTTATTGGAGGAACAAGCGATAAACCTGCACCAATTACGGAAGCGGAAGCTGAAAAGATATTAGAGCGGATTCGGGAGGGGGCAGAACAGCCAAGGCCAAAAGTACTATTTGAGCCAGGTGAAATGGTGCGCGTGACTGAGGGGCCTTTTACTGACTTTAATGGCGTAGTTGAAGAAGTCAACTATGAAAAAAACAAACTCCGCGTAGCGGTGTTAATTTTTGGACGATCAACTCCGGTTGAACTCGATTTTGGGCAAGTGGAAAAAAGATAG
- the hslU gene encoding ATP-dependent protease ATPase subunit HslU: MPELIPQQELTPRQIVQELNKHIIGQTAAKRAVAVALRNRWRRRQVNEELRNEITPKNILMIGPTGVGKTEIARRLAKLANAPFMKVEATKFTEVGYVGRDVESIIRDLVDIAIKITREQETAKVRNQAEDRAEERILDALLPTARAAPHGSMDEQSNTRQKFRKMLREGKLDDREIEIELAAVSMGVEIMAPPGMEEMTSQLQNMFQNLGGTRTRTRRLRVREAFKLLTEEEAGKLINDEDLKAQSLENVEQNGIVFLDEMDKIAKRSEFSGTDVSREGVQRDLLPLVEGSTVSTKYGMVRTDHILFIASGAFHLAKPSDLIPEMQGRLPIRVELDALSVDDFVRILTEPNASLTAQYIALLKTEGISLHFTEEGIARIAQIAWQVNERTENIGARRLHTVMERLLEGLSFEAENHASRKVIIDAAYVDAQLADLAQDEDLSRYIL; encoded by the coding sequence ATGCCCGAATTAATCCCTCAACAAGAATTGACCCCTCGGCAAATCGTTCAGGAGCTGAATAAACACATTATTGGCCAAACCGCTGCTAAGCGGGCCGTTGCCGTTGCCCTCCGTAACCGCTGGCGCCGGCGCCAAGTGAACGAGGAACTGCGCAACGAAATTACCCCCAAAAATATTCTCATGATTGGTCCCACCGGCGTGGGTAAAACCGAGATTGCCCGGCGCCTTGCAAAACTAGCTAATGCTCCCTTTATGAAAGTCGAAGCAACTAAGTTTACCGAAGTAGGCTATGTTGGCCGAGATGTAGAATCTATTATCCGGGATCTCGTGGATATTGCCATCAAAATAACTCGCGAGCAGGAAACGGCTAAGGTTCGCAACCAGGCGGAGGATAGAGCAGAGGAGCGAATCCTTGACGCCCTCTTACCCACTGCACGGGCTGCGCCCCATGGTTCAATGGATGAACAATCTAACACCCGGCAAAAATTTCGCAAAATGCTGCGAGAAGGAAAGTTAGATGACCGAGAAATCGAGATTGAGTTAGCTGCCGTTTCCATGGGGGTTGAAATTATGGCCCCCCCAGGGATGGAAGAAATGACCAGCCAGCTCCAAAATATGTTCCAAAATCTAGGGGGTACCCGTACCCGGACACGCCGGCTACGAGTCCGAGAAGCCTTCAAACTACTGACTGAAGAGGAAGCTGGAAAGCTCATCAATGATGAAGATTTAAAAGCACAATCCCTTGAAAACGTGGAACAAAATGGTATCGTGTTTCTTGACGAAATGGACAAAATTGCCAAGCGTTCTGAATTTTCTGGTACAGATGTTTCCCGTGAAGGCGTGCAGCGCGACTTACTTCCTCTGGTAGAAGGCAGCACGGTCTCCACAAAGTATGGTATGGTGCGAACCGATCATATCCTATTTATTGCATCGGGGGCTTTTCATCTAGCTAAGCCTTCAGATCTCATCCCGGAAATGCAGGGTCGGTTACCCATTCGAGTTGAGCTAGACGCCCTTAGCGTTGACGATTTTGTACGTATCTTAACTGAGCCGAATGCCTCTCTCACCGCGCAATATATAGCATTATTAAAAACCGAGGGAATCTCCTTACATTTCACCGAGGAAGGCATTGCACGTATCGCCCAGATCGCTTGGCAAGTTAACGAACGTACCGAGAATATTGGTGCTCGCCGATTGCATACCGTCATGGAGCGGCTTCTAGAAGGACTCTCCTTTGAAGCGGAAAATCATGCTAGCAGAAAAGTTATTATTGACGCCGCCTACGTAGATGCTCAGTTAGCCGACTTGGCCCAGGATGAAGATCTATCACGTTATATCCTCTAG
- the tuf gene encoding elongation factor Tu → MSKSKFERKKPHINVGTIGHVDHGKTTLTAALTRILSEQYGGEFRAYDQIDNAPEERERGITIATSHVEYETENRHYAHVDCPGHADYVKNMITGAAQMDGAVLVVSAADGPMPQTREHILLARQVGVPFILVYLNKADMVDDPELLELVEMEVRELLDSYQFPGDDTPIVVGSALKALEGDTSEIGVPSIVKLVEHMDAYIPEPQRAVDQPFLMPIEDVFSISGRGTVVTGRVERGIIKVGEEIEIVGMRETQKTICTGVEMFRKLLDEGRAGDNVGVLLRGTKREDVERGQVLAKPKSITPHTKFYAEVYVLSKDEGGRHTPFFTGYRPQFYFRTTDVTGAIDLPDGVEMVMPGDNIQMTVSLIAPIAMEEGLRFAVREGGRTVGAGVVSKVIE, encoded by the coding sequence ATGTCCAAGTCGAAATTTGAGCGGAAGAAGCCGCATATAAACGTAGGCACGATTGGTCACGTAGACCATGGTAAGACGACGTTAACGGCGGCGTTGACGCGGATATTATCGGAGCAGTATGGGGGTGAGTTCCGGGCCTACGACCAGATAGACAATGCGCCGGAGGAGCGAGAGAGGGGGATCACGATAGCGACGTCGCATGTAGAGTATGAGACGGAGAATCGCCACTATGCGCATGTGGATTGCCCGGGTCATGCGGATTATGTGAAGAACATGATTACGGGAGCGGCGCAGATGGATGGAGCGGTGCTGGTAGTATCGGCAGCGGATGGTCCGATGCCCCAGACGCGAGAGCATATATTGCTAGCGCGTCAGGTGGGAGTGCCATTTATATTGGTGTATTTAAACAAAGCGGATATGGTAGACGATCCGGAGCTATTGGAATTAGTGGAGATGGAAGTTCGGGAGTTGCTGGATAGTTATCAATTTCCGGGGGATGACACACCGATAGTGGTGGGTAGCGCGCTGAAGGCGTTGGAGGGAGATACGAGTGAGATAGGCGTTCCATCGATAGTGAAGTTGGTGGAGCATATGGATGCGTATATTCCTGAGCCCCAGCGGGCGGTAGACCAGCCGTTTTTGATGCCGATAGAAGATGTGTTTTCGATTTCGGGCCGAGGAACGGTAGTAACGGGTCGAGTGGAGCGGGGTATTATCAAGGTAGGGGAAGAGATAGAGATAGTTGGGATGCGGGAGACGCAGAAGACTATTTGCACGGGGGTTGAGATGTTCCGCAAGCTTTTGGATGAGGGGCGAGCGGGGGACAATGTGGGGGTTTTGTTGCGCGGTACCAAGCGCGAGGATGTGGAGCGTGGTCAAGTGTTGGCCAAGCCCAAGTCGATTACCCCGCATACGAAGTTTTATGCGGAAGTATATGTTCTTTCCAAGGATGAAGGGGGGCGGCATACGCCGTTTTTCACAGGCTATCGTCCGCAGTTTTATTTTCGGACCACGGATGTGACGGGAGCGATTGATTTACCCGATGGGGTGGAGATGGTGATGCCGGGGGATAATATTCAGATGACAGTCAGTTTGATTGCGCCTATTGCGATGGAGGAGGGGTTGCGTTTTGCCGTCCGTGAGGGGGGGCGTACGGTAGGGGCCGGCGTCGTCAGTAAAGTGATCGAGTAA
- the rplK gene encoding 50S ribosomal protein L11, with protein MAKKIEAYIRLQVPAGQANPSPPVGPALGQRGVNIMEFCKAFNAQTQGLEQGMPIPVVITVYSDRSFTFVTKTPPASVLLKKAAGITSGSSRPNSDKVGKVTRAQLEEIAEIKMPDLNAADKAAAVRTIAGSARSLGLETEGV; from the coding sequence ATGGCAAAGAAGATAGAAGCCTATATTAGACTACAAGTGCCTGCTGGGCAAGCCAATCCAAGCCCTCCTGTAGGCCCGGCTTTAGGGCAACGGGGCGTTAATATTATGGAGTTTTGTAAGGCATTTAATGCCCAAACTCAAGGATTGGAGCAAGGGATGCCTATACCAGTGGTGATTACGGTTTATTCTGACCGTAGTTTTACCTTTGTGACTAAAACGCCGCCGGCTTCGGTTTTGCTTAAAAAGGCGGCAGGCATTACGTCGGGGAGTAGCCGCCCTAATAGTGATAAGGTAGGCAAGGTTACCCGCGCTCAGCTTGAAGAAATTGCGGAAATAAAAATGCCTGATCTAAATGCGGCGGATAAGGCGGCGGCTGTTCGCACTATTGCTGGCAGCGCACGTAGTCTAGGCCTGGAAACAGAGGGCGTTTAA
- the rplA gene encoding 50S ribosomal protein L1: MAKLGKRLAGIRKKLEPGKLYSVDEALNLLKEVAKVKFEESVDVAVNLGVDPRKSDQVVRGSTVLPNGIGKTVRVGVFTQSANVEAAKEAGADAVGLEDLAETVKSGQIDFDVIIASPDAMRVVGQLGPILGPRGLMPNPKVGTVTTDVASAVTKAKAGQVRYRTDKAGIIHCSIGKISFDVDALKQNLRALVEDLGKLKPASAKGIYLKKLTLSTTMGPGVAVDQASLSD; this comes from the coding sequence ATGGCTAAATTGGGTAAAAGGTTAGCTGGGATTAGAAAAAAACTAGAACCGGGAAAGCTTTATTCGGTAGATGAAGCCTTGAATCTGCTTAAGGAGGTTGCAAAGGTCAAATTTGAAGAGTCGGTGGATGTTGCTGTCAATCTTGGCGTAGATCCGCGCAAATCTGATCAAGTGGTGCGTGGCTCGACGGTGCTGCCTAATGGTATTGGTAAGACGGTGCGGGTAGGTGTATTTACCCAAAGTGCTAACGTTGAGGCGGCAAAAGAGGCGGGGGCTGATGCCGTTGGGCTTGAGGACTTGGCTGAGACGGTGAAATCTGGTCAGATCGATTTTGATGTAATTATTGCATCACCTGACGCCATGCGAGTAGTGGGGCAGTTGGGTCCAATTCTGGGCCCTCGGGGGCTGATGCCGAACCCTAAAGTGGGAACCGTGACCACTGATGTAGCAAGCGCCGTGACAAAAGCTAAAGCCGGGCAGGTTCGTTATCGGACTGATAAAGCAGGCATTATTCATTGCTCGATCGGCAAGATATCTTTTGATGTAGATGCGCTTAAACAGAATCTTCGGGCTTTAGTAGAAGATCTTGGAAAATTAAAGCCTGCCTCGGCAAAAGGCATATATCTGAAAAAGCTAACTTTATCTACTACCATGGGTCCTGGAGTAGCTGTGGATCAGGCTAGCCTTTCAGATTAG
- the ubiB gene encoding ubiquinone biosynthesis regulatory protein kinase UbiB, which yields MNIISQFLRLGYINWTLLRHGLDEVILATRLFRPLRFLIYLNPEHWRKTAAAAPRGVRIRRTLEDLGPIFVKFGQLLSTRRDLLPDDIAEELTLLQDQVAPFPSEKAKEIIETAYGQRLSEVFASFDEKPLASASIAQVYAAQLHDGSMVVVKVVRPGIKRIIQGDVDLLYMLANLAERYWSEGPRLHPREIVAELEKNLYDELDMLREGASASQLRRNFTGSNKLYVPLVHWHYTRPNVLVMERVQGVPINNIDELQRYGTNFKQLAETGVEIFFTQVFRHNFFHADMHPGNILVSTENPQNPHYIALDFGIMGTLGPEDQRYLAENFLAFFNHDYRRVAELHVDAGWVPAGTRVDEFESAIRSVCEPIFDRPLKEISFGQLLIRLFQTARRFHMEIQPQLVLLQKTLLNIEGLGRVLYPDLDLWQTAKPILERWMSDQAGPRAAYNSLRLNAPQWAAALPELPLLIHEVAKQTSKGRLQVRLSPDDLRELHREIRHASLRTTAAVAGAALLVGAATIYSLSNYTPIMVAGVPLLSWLSAGIGFILIIAAWRLERN from the coding sequence ATGAACATCATTAGCCAGTTTCTGCGCTTGGGGTACATTAATTGGACTCTGTTGCGCCACGGATTAGATGAAGTTATCCTCGCCACACGCCTATTTCGTCCCCTGCGCTTTTTGATTTACCTCAATCCAGAACACTGGCGTAAAACAGCCGCTGCAGCACCCCGGGGAGTGCGAATCCGTCGTACCCTGGAAGATCTTGGGCCTATTTTCGTCAAGTTTGGCCAACTGCTATCCACCCGCCGCGATCTATTACCCGATGATATCGCTGAAGAATTAACCTTACTACAAGATCAGGTTGCTCCTTTTCCTAGTGAAAAGGCAAAAGAGATTATTGAAACAGCTTACGGCCAGCGCCTTTCCGAGGTATTTGCCTCTTTTGACGAAAAACCATTAGCATCAGCCTCTATTGCTCAAGTTTACGCTGCTCAACTACATGACGGCAGCATGGTGGTTGTTAAAGTCGTACGGCCAGGGATTAAGCGGATCATCCAGGGTGATGTCGATCTTCTCTACATGCTAGCCAACCTTGCTGAACGGTATTGGTCAGAAGGGCCTCGGCTACACCCTCGTGAAATCGTGGCAGAGCTAGAAAAAAATCTCTATGACGAATTAGACATGCTTCGAGAAGGAGCTTCTGCTTCTCAATTGCGGCGTAATTTCACCGGTTCCAATAAACTCTACGTCCCACTCGTTCATTGGCATTATACTCGCCCCAATGTACTCGTCATGGAGCGAGTTCAAGGCGTTCCTATCAATAATATCGATGAACTTCAGCGTTATGGGACAAATTTCAAGCAACTAGCCGAAACCGGCGTGGAAATTTTCTTTACCCAGGTTTTTCGTCACAATTTCTTCCACGCCGATATGCATCCAGGAAATATCCTAGTCTCCACCGAAAACCCCCAAAATCCCCATTATATTGCTCTTGATTTTGGCATTATGGGAACTTTAGGCCCGGAGGACCAGCGTTACCTAGCAGAAAACTTTCTGGCCTTCTTTAATCATGATTATCGACGCGTGGCCGAGCTTCATGTGGATGCCGGCTGGGTACCCGCAGGTACCCGAGTGGATGAATTTGAGTCTGCCATTCGCAGTGTCTGCGAGCCTATTTTTGACCGTCCCCTAAAGGAAATCTCCTTTGGCCAATTACTCATACGGCTCTTTCAAACTGCTCGCCGCTTCCATATGGAGATACAGCCTCAGTTGGTTTTATTACAAAAAACCTTACTGAATATTGAGGGCCTAGGACGCGTTCTCTACCCGGATTTGGATTTATGGCAAACGGCCAAACCGATCTTAGAGCGTTGGATGAGCGATCAGGCAGGTCCCCGCGCAGCCTACAATAGCCTGCGGCTTAATGCTCCCCAATGGGCAGCCGCTTTACCTGAACTTCCCTTACTCATCCACGAGGTAGCAAAACAAACCAGTAAAGGACGTTTACAGGTACGACTCTCTCCTGATGATTTAAGAGAATTGCACCGAGAAATACGCCATGCTAGCTTGCGCACCACAGCTGCTGTAGCGGGCGCAGCGCTTCTAGTAGGAGCAGCTACTATTTATAGCCTCAGCAACTATACCCCGATCATGGTGGCAGGAGTACCTCTTCTCAGTTGGCTATCAGCGGGCATAGGGTTCATACTCATTATTGCGGCTTGGCGTTTAGAACGAAATTAA